The Strix aluco isolate bStrAlu1 chromosome 1, bStrAlu1.hap1, whole genome shotgun sequence genome has a window encoding:
- the TMEM196 gene encoding transmembrane protein 196 isoform X2 produces MCTSSQIIGSLLVLSVLEIGLGVSSVAVGAVSFSLVLTEHKPQLGDSSPVWSGFLLCGICGILCAKKKSGLVMILFSACCICGLIGGILNFQFLRALTKKSSALYSLHLASMSLACIGIGGCTLSSWLTCRLASYEQRRMFSEREHSLHHSHEMAEKRLRGIEITDLPSCPVVPPTPELPPRK; encoded by the exons ATGTGCACCAGCAGCCAGATCATCGGGAGCCTCCTGGTGCTCTCCGTGCTGGAGATAGGGTTAGGGGTGTCCAGCGTGGCCGTGGGGGCGGTCAGTTTCAGCCTGGTCCTCACAGAGCATAAACCTCAGCTGGGAGACTCTTCTCCGGTATGGAGCGGG tttcttCTTTGTGGAATATGTGGAATATTGTGCGccaaaaaaaaatctggacttGTT ATGATACTTTTTTCTGCCTGTTGCATCTGTGGACTAATCGGAGGAATCTTAAATTTTCAATTTCTTCGTGCTCTGACAAAGAAGTCGTCTGCTCTTTATTCTTTGCATCTTGCCTCCATGTCTCTTGCATGCATTggaattgggggttgcaccctttCTTCATGGCTCACTTGTCGGCTAGCCAGCTATGAACAAAGGCGAATGTTCTCAGAAAGAGAACATTCATTGCATCACTCCCATGAAATGGCAGAAAAA AGATTGAGGGGTATTGAAATAACCGACCTGCCCAGCTGCCCGGTGGTTCCCCCGACACCAGAGTTACCTCCAAG GAAATGA
- the TMEM196 gene encoding transmembrane protein 196 isoform X4: protein MCTSSQIIGSLLVLSVLEIGLGVSSVAVGAVSFSLVLTEHKPQLGDSSPVWSGVCFLLCGICGILCAKKKSGLVMILFSACCICGLIGGILNFQFLRALTKKSSALYSLHLASMSLACIGIGGCTLSSWLTCRLASYEQRRMFSEREHSLHHSHEMAEKEMTDNLSNGGPHLIYNGSVY from the exons ATGTGCACCAGCAGCCAGATCATCGGGAGCCTCCTGGTGCTCTCCGTGCTGGAGATAGGGTTAGGGGTGTCCAGCGTGGCCGTGGGGGCGGTCAGTTTCAGCCTGGTCCTCACAGAGCATAAACCTCAGCTGGGAGACTCTTCTCCGGTATGGAGCGGGGTGTGT tttcttCTTTGTGGAATATGTGGAATATTGTGCGccaaaaaaaaatctggacttGTT ATGATACTTTTTTCTGCCTGTTGCATCTGTGGACTAATCGGAGGAATCTTAAATTTTCAATTTCTTCGTGCTCTGACAAAGAAGTCGTCTGCTCTTTATTCTTTGCATCTTGCCTCCATGTCTCTTGCATGCATTggaattgggggttgcaccctttCTTCATGGCTCACTTGTCGGCTAGCCAGCTATGAACAAAGGCGAATGTTCTCAGAAAGAGAACATTCATTGCATCACTCCCATGAAATGGCAGAAAAA GAAATGACAGACAACCTAAGCAATGGTGGCCCACATCTGATTTATAATGGAAGTGTAtattaa
- the TMEM196 gene encoding transmembrane protein 196 isoform X5 gives MCTSSQIIGSLLVLSVLEIGLGVSSVAVGAVSFSLVLTEHKPQLGDSSPFLLCGICGILCAKKKSGLVMILFSACCICGLIGGILNFQFLRALTKKSSALYSLHLASMSLACIGIGGCTLSSWLTCRLASYEQRRMFSEREHSLHHSHEMAEKEMTDNLSNGGPHLIYNGSVY, from the exons ATGTGCACCAGCAGCCAGATCATCGGGAGCCTCCTGGTGCTCTCCGTGCTGGAGATAGGGTTAGGGGTGTCCAGCGTGGCCGTGGGGGCGGTCAGTTTCAGCCTGGTCCTCACAGAGCATAAACCTCAGCTGGGAGACTCTTCTCCG tttcttCTTTGTGGAATATGTGGAATATTGTGCGccaaaaaaaaatctggacttGTT ATGATACTTTTTTCTGCCTGTTGCATCTGTGGACTAATCGGAGGAATCTTAAATTTTCAATTTCTTCGTGCTCTGACAAAGAAGTCGTCTGCTCTTTATTCTTTGCATCTTGCCTCCATGTCTCTTGCATGCATTggaattgggggttgcaccctttCTTCATGGCTCACTTGTCGGCTAGCCAGCTATGAACAAAGGCGAATGTTCTCAGAAAGAGAACATTCATTGCATCACTCCCATGAAATGGCAGAAAAA GAAATGACAGACAACCTAAGCAATGGTGGCCCACATCTGATTTATAATGGAAGTGTAtattaa
- the TMEM196 gene encoding transmembrane protein 196 isoform X3: MCTSSQIIGSLLVLSVLEIGLGVSSVAVGAVSFSLVLTEHKPQLGDSSPFLLCGICGILCAKKKSGLVMILFSACCICGLIGGILNFQFLRALTKKSSALYSLHLASMSLACIGIGGCTLSSWLTCRLASYEQRRMFSEREHSLHHSHEMAEKRLRGIEITDLPSCPVVPPTPELPPRK; the protein is encoded by the exons ATGTGCACCAGCAGCCAGATCATCGGGAGCCTCCTGGTGCTCTCCGTGCTGGAGATAGGGTTAGGGGTGTCCAGCGTGGCCGTGGGGGCGGTCAGTTTCAGCCTGGTCCTCACAGAGCATAAACCTCAGCTGGGAGACTCTTCTCCG tttcttCTTTGTGGAATATGTGGAATATTGTGCGccaaaaaaaaatctggacttGTT ATGATACTTTTTTCTGCCTGTTGCATCTGTGGACTAATCGGAGGAATCTTAAATTTTCAATTTCTTCGTGCTCTGACAAAGAAGTCGTCTGCTCTTTATTCTTTGCATCTTGCCTCCATGTCTCTTGCATGCATTggaattgggggttgcaccctttCTTCATGGCTCACTTGTCGGCTAGCCAGCTATGAACAAAGGCGAATGTTCTCAGAAAGAGAACATTCATTGCATCACTCCCATGAAATGGCAGAAAAA AGATTGAGGGGTATTGAAATAACCGACCTGCCCAGCTGCCCGGTGGTTCCCCCGACACCAGAGTTACCTCCAAG GAAATGA
- the TMEM196 gene encoding transmembrane protein 196 isoform X1 codes for MCTSSQIIGSLLVLSVLEIGLGVSSVAVGAVSFSLVLTEHKPQLGDSSPVWSGVCFLLCGICGILCAKKKSGLVMILFSACCICGLIGGILNFQFLRALTKKSSALYSLHLASMSLACIGIGGCTLSSWLTCRLASYEQRRMFSEREHSLHHSHEMAEKRLRGIEITDLPSCPVVPPTPELPPRK; via the exons ATGTGCACCAGCAGCCAGATCATCGGGAGCCTCCTGGTGCTCTCCGTGCTGGAGATAGGGTTAGGGGTGTCCAGCGTGGCCGTGGGGGCGGTCAGTTTCAGCCTGGTCCTCACAGAGCATAAACCTCAGCTGGGAGACTCTTCTCCGGTATGGAGCGGGGTGTGT tttcttCTTTGTGGAATATGTGGAATATTGTGCGccaaaaaaaaatctggacttGTT ATGATACTTTTTTCTGCCTGTTGCATCTGTGGACTAATCGGAGGAATCTTAAATTTTCAATTTCTTCGTGCTCTGACAAAGAAGTCGTCTGCTCTTTATTCTTTGCATCTTGCCTCCATGTCTCTTGCATGCATTggaattgggggttgcaccctttCTTCATGGCTCACTTGTCGGCTAGCCAGCTATGAACAAAGGCGAATGTTCTCAGAAAGAGAACATTCATTGCATCACTCCCATGAAATGGCAGAAAAA AGATTGAGGGGTATTGAAATAACCGACCTGCCCAGCTGCCCGGTGGTTCCCCCGACACCAGAGTTACCTCCAAG GAAATGA